The following proteins come from a genomic window of Coffea arabica cultivar ET-39 chromosome 11c, Coffea Arabica ET-39 HiFi, whole genome shotgun sequence:
- the LOC140016733 gene encoding heat shock protein 90-5, chloroplastic-like: MAPVLSRSVTSASVASLPYQKAPFSSVETKNSRVGVLGSAFLPRNGLRNSLLKSSGLKWKLERRESRVVVKCEGGAAVAEKEAPEVSGEIHDYQAEVSRLLDLIVHSLYSHKEVFLRELVSNASDALDKLRFLSVTEPGLLGDAGDLEIRIKPDPDNGTITIRDTGIGMTKDELIDCLGTIAQSGTSKFLKALKENKDVGADNSLIGQFGVGFYSAFLVAEKVVVSTKSPRSDKQYVWEAVADSSSYVIREETDPEKLLPRGTQITLHLKEDDKYEFSEPTRIQNLVKNYSQFVSFPIYVWLEKSRTVEVEEEEEPKEGEEKPEGEKPKKKKTTTEKYWDWELTNETKPIWMRSPKEVEKEQYQEFYKKTFNEFLDPLAHIHFTTEGEVEFRSILYIPGMAPLNNEEVINPKTKNIRLYVKRVFISDDFDGELFPRYLSFVKGMVDSDDLPLNVSREILQESRIVRIMKKRLVRKAFDMIQELSESENKEDYKKFWENFGKFLKLGCIEDSGNHKRITPLLRFFSSKSEEEPISLDDYVENMEENQKAIYYLATDSLKSAKTAPFVEKLVQKDIEVLYLIEPIDEVAIQNLQTYKEKKFVDISKEDLELGDEDEVKERETKQEYNLLCDWIKQQLGDQVAKVQVSKRLSSSPCVLVSGKFGWSANMERLMRAQTLGDTASLEFMRGRRILEINPEHPIIKDLNAACKNAPNSTDAKRVVELLYDTALISSGFTPDSPAELGNKIYEMMAMAVGGRWGRAEEGEAWAGEDSTESDASSSEASEAQVVEPSEVRTESDPWE, from the exons atggCCCCTGTATTAAGCAGAAGTGTTACATCTGCTTCTGTGGCTTCACTTCCTTATCAAAAGGCCCCGTTTTCATCAGTGGAGACTAAGAACAGTAGAGTAGGGGTATTGGGAAGTGCTTTTTTGCCTAGAAATGGGTTGAGAAATAGTTTGTTAAAATCATCTGGGCTTAAGTGGAAGCTAGAGAGGAGAGAAAGCAGAGTGGTGGTTAAGTGTGAAGGGGGAGCTGCTGTGGCTGAAAAGGAGGCTCCTGAGGTCTCTGGGGAAATCCATGACTACCAGGCTGAG GTTAGTCGCCTGCTGGACTTGATTGTTCACAGTCTTTACAGCCACAAGGAAGTTTTTCTTCGAGAACTTGTGAG CAATGCAAGTGATGCCCTTGACAAGTTGAGGTTTCTGAGTGTGACCGAACCTGGTCTTCTTGGGGATGCTGGTGACCTAGAAATTCGAATCAAACCTGACCCTGACAATGGGACCATCACTATAAG GGATACTGGAATTGGGATGACCAAAGATGAACTTATAGACTGTCTTGGAACTATTGCCCAGAGTGGTACTTCTAAGTTCTTGAAAGCTCTTAAG GAAAACAAGGATGTTGGAGCAGACAACAGTTTAATTGGTCAATTTGGAGTTGGTTTCTATTCTGCATTTTTGGTAGCtgaaaag GTGGTAGTCTCCACAAAAAGCCCCAGGTCGGATAAGCAATATGTTTGGGAAGCTGTGGCTGATAGCAGTTCATATGTGATTAGGGAGGAAACTGATCCAGAAAAGCTCTTACCTCGAGGAACACAAATCACACTTCATCTAAAG GAGGATGATAAGTATGAATTCTCCGAGCCAACCAGGATCCAGAATTTGGTGAAGAACTACTCACAGTTTGTTTCCTTCCCCATCTATGTTTGGCTAGAGAAATCAAGAACTGTTGAG GTTGAAGAGGAGGAGGAACCTAAGGAGGGGGAAGAAAAACCAGAG GGGGaaaagccaaagaaaaaaaagacaacAACAGAGAAGTATTGGGACTGGGAATTAACCAATGAAACCAAGCCTATATGG ATGCGCAGTCCAAAGGAAGTCGAGAAAGAACAATACCAGGAATTTTACAAGAAGActtttaatgagttcttggatCCCCTTGCACACATACACTTCACCACTGAG GGTGAGGTCGAGTTCAGAAGTATTCTCTATATACCTGGAATGGCTCCTCTTAACAATGAGGAAGTGATTAATCCAAAGACAAAGAATATACGTCTGTATGTGAAGCGTGTTTTCATATCTGATGACTTTGATGGTGAACTG TTTCCAAGATATCTGAGCTTTGTGAAGGGTATGGTGGACTCAGATGATCTTCCTCTTAATGTCTCCAGAGAAATACTTCAGGAAAGCCGCATT GTGAGGATAATGAAGAAGCGGCTTGTAAGGAAAGCATTTGACATGATTCAGGAACTTTCTGAAAGTGAGAACAAAGAG GATTACAAGAAGTTCTGGGAGAATTTCGGTAAATTTCTGAAATTGGGCTGTATTGAGGACTCTGGAAATCACAAGAGGATAACTCCCTTGCTACGCTTTTTCTCTTCGAAAAGTGAAGAAGAGCCGATAAGCTTGGATGATTATGTGGAGAACATGGAAGAGAATCAAAAGGCTATATATTACTTGGCAACAGACAGCTTAAAGAGTGCCAAGACTGCTCCTTTCGTGGAGAAATTGGTGCAGAAGGATATTGAG GTGTTATATCTAATTGAGCCAATTGATGAAGTTGCGATACAGAATCTACAGACTTACAAGGAAAAGAAGTTTGTTGATATCAGCAAGGAAGATTTGGAGCTTG GCGATGAGGATGAAGTGAAAGAAAGAGAGACAAAGCAAGAGTACAATCTTCTTTGCGACTGGATAAAGCAACAGCTGGGAGATCAGGTTGCAAAAGTTCAAGTCTCAAAACGATTAAGCTCATCACCATGTGTGCTTGTTTCTGGCAAGTTCGGGTGGTCTGCTAATATGGAAAG GTTAATGAGAGCACAGACCCTTGGAGATACTGCAAGTTTAGAGTTCATGAGGGGGAGGAGAATCCTGGAGATTAATCCTGAGCATCCTATAATCAAAGACCTAAAT GCCGCATGCAAAAATGCTCCCAATAGCACTGATGCCAAGAGGGTAGTGGAACTTTTATACGACACCGCATTGATCTCCAGTGGTTTCACT CCTGATAGTCCAGCAGAGTTGGGTAACAAGATTTACGAAATGATGGCAATGGCTGTGGGAGGAAGATGGGGCAGAGCGGAAGAAGGTGAAGCTTGGGCAGGAGAGGATTCGACAGAATCAGACGCGAGCTCTTCAGAAGCCTCAGAGGCACAAGTAGTTGAACCATCTGAAGTAAGAACAGAAAGTGACCCTTGGGAGTAA